The following proteins come from a genomic window of Clostridium cylindrosporum DSM 605:
- a CDS encoding GspE/PulE family protein: protein MFSAKSEFKGNSIIRSISKNKSNEIFINVSKIKIDPEAAMLLPKYFCKKYTMLPMKIDNHKKTMDILVKYPLVDISKEDIKFICGYDPAFFYVKESKEIEDYIDDFLSETEYKLLSDIKVESYGENSSIELDSPAIKLVNTIFHEAINLKASDIHIEPFKKFYKVRFRIDGVIREGFRFNKSSYNSVISRIKVLSKIDISEKRLPLDGRLSFKSNNKSWDFRVSTMPTINGEKIVIRIFQDEANGESINEIGLLNDNLNIVKKFLNSKNGIIIVAGPTGSGKSTTLYTLIRQLDLSGQNIVTIEDPVEQNMEDIIQINVNQTIGFDFASGLRSILRQDPDVIMVGEIRDGETANIAMKAAITGHMVLSTIHTFDCASVIDRLLDMNVEPYMIASGLAGIISQRLVRRICNICKEEYTPRDFEVNILGIEKINKLSRGLGCKACGYTGYDGRIGIFEVMEIKDKHKEAILLKRGSSFIRGLSIEKGMTTLENSCKNLVIKGITTIEEMFNTCNLIK, encoded by the coding sequence TTGTTTAGTGCTAAAAGTGAGTTTAAGGGTAATTCAATTATAAGGTCTATAAGCAAAAATAAATCAAATGAAATATTTATTAATGTTTCTAAGATTAAAATAGACCCAGAGGCTGCAATGCTTTTGCCAAAGTATTTTTGCAAAAAGTATACAATGCTACCTATGAAAATTGATAACCATAAAAAAACAATGGATATATTAGTTAAATATCCACTAGTTGACATAAGTAAGGAAGATATTAAGTTTATTTGTGGTTATGACCCTGCTTTTTTCTACGTAAAAGAAAGTAAAGAAATAGAGGATTACATAGATGATTTTCTTTCTGAAACTGAATATAAACTACTAAGTGATATAAAAGTAGAATCATATGGGGAGAACAGTTCAATTGAATTAGACTCCCCTGCTATAAAGCTTGTTAATACTATATTTCATGAAGCAATAAATCTTAAAGCAAGTGATATACATATAGAACCATTTAAAAAATTTTATAAAGTAAGATTTAGGATAGATGGAGTAATTAGAGAAGGCTTTAGGTTTAACAAATCCTCATACAATTCAGTTATATCAAGAATAAAAGTATTATCAAAAATAGACATATCTGAAAAAAGATTACCATTAGATGGAAGATTAAGTTTTAAAAGTAATAATAAGTCATGGGATTTTAGAGTATCAACAATGCCTACAATTAATGGAGAAAAAATTGTTATTAGAATTTTTCAAGATGAGGCAAATGGTGAGAGTATTAATGAGATAGGATTATTAAACGACAATTTAAATATAGTGAAAAAATTCTTAAATAGTAAAAATGGAATTATAATTGTTGCTGGACCTACGGGGAGTGGAAAGAGCACAACACTATATACATTAATAAGACAGTTAGACCTTTCTGGGCAGAACATAGTTACTATAGAGGATCCTGTTGAGCAAAATATGGAGGACATTATTCAAATAAATGTTAACCAGACAATAGGATTTGACTTTGCATCTGGTCTTAGATCTATTTTAAGACAGGACCCAGATGTGATAATGGTTGGAGAAATTAGAGATGGAGAAACTGCAAATATTGCTATGAAAGCCGCAATAACAGGACATATGGTTTTAAGTACAATTCATACATTTGACTGTGCATCTGTTATAGATAGATTATTAGATATGAATGTAGAACCCTATATGATAGCTTCAGGACTTGCAGGTATAATATCTCAAAGGTTAGTAAGAAGGATATGCAATATATGCAAGGAGGAATACACTCCAAGGGACTTTGAAGTGAATATATTAGGTATTGAAAAAATTAATAAGTTATCAAGAGGACTTGGATGTAAAGCATGTGGATATACAGGATATGATGGCAGAATAGGAATATTTGAAGTTATGGAAATTAAAGATAAACATAAAGAAGCTATATTGTTAAAAAGGGGAAGTAGTTTTATTAGGGGGTTAAGTATAGAAAAGGGTATGACTACTTTGGAAAATTCCTGTAAGAATTTAGTGATTAAAGGAATTACAACTATAGAAGAAATGTTTAATACTTGTAATTTAATTAAATAA
- a CDS encoding type IV pilus twitching motility protein PilT gives MINLKDLLKECGERGASDLHITVGVPPMLRVNGNLTPIGDEKLMPEDTKRYVQAILGDEGYKAYEEIGEMDTSYAEKGIGRFRVNVFKQRGSDAMALRAVPLQVPTLESLDMPPILGELIKKTRGLVLVTGPTGSGKSTTLAAMINEINTTRNCHVITLEDPIEYLHKHKKSIINQREVGYDTKSYKNALRSALREDPDVILIGEMRDLDTISIAITAAETGHLVLATLHTIGASKTVNRIVDVFPPHQQQQIKVQLAAVLEGVISQQLIKRADGKGRACALEIMTANPAIRNLIREGKTYQIDSVVQTSSKMGMKTMDMSLVELCRQGVISLEEAMTYAVDRDIVMRLINL, from the coding sequence GTGATTAACTTAAAGGATTTGTTAAAAGAGTGTGGAGAAAGAGGAGCCTCTGATTTACATATTACTGTAGGGGTTCCACCAATGCTTAGAGTAAATGGGAATTTAACTCCAATTGGGGATGAGAAACTTATGCCGGAGGATACAAAAAGATACGTACAAGCGATACTTGGCGATGAAGGATATAAAGCATATGAGGAAATTGGTGAAATGGATACATCATATGCAGAAAAAGGAATAGGAAGATTTAGAGTTAATGTTTTTAAGCAAAGAGGTAGTGACGCTATGGCCTTAAGAGCTGTTCCACTACAGGTGCCGACCCTTGAAAGTTTAGATATGCCCCCAATACTTGGTGAGCTTATCAAAAAAACAAGGGGTCTAGTACTTGTAACAGGGCCTACTGGAAGTGGTAAATCAACTACTCTTGCAGCTATGATTAATGAGATTAATACAACAAGAAACTGTCATGTAATAACTCTTGAAGATCCTATAGAATATTTGCATAAGCATAAAAAAAGTATTATAAATCAAAGAGAAGTAGGCTATGATACTAAAAGCTACAAAAATGCCTTAAGAAGTGCGCTAAGAGAGGATCCGGATGTTATTCTAATAGGTGAGATGAGAGATCTTGATACAATTTCAATAGCAATAACTGCAGCTGAAACAGGGCATTTGGTACTTGCAACACTTCACACTATAGGAGCATCAAAAACAGTAAATAGAATAGTAGATGTATTTCCACCACACCAACAACAACAAATAAAGGTACAGCTTGCAGCAGTACTTGAGGGAGTTATATCACAACAGCTAATTAAAAGAGCAGATGGTAAAGGGAGAGCATGTGCTCTTGAAATAATGACTGCTAATCCAGCAATAAGAAATCTTATAAGAGAAGGAAAAACATATCAAATAGATTCAGTTGTTCAAACTAGCAGTAAAATGGGGATGAAAACTATGGATATGTCTCTAGTTGAACTTTGCAGACAAGGAGTAATTTCTTTAGAAGAAGCTATGACATATGCAGTTGATAGAGATATTGTTATGAGGCTGATTAACCTATAG
- the sigK gene encoding RNA polymerase sporulation sigma factor SigK, with the protein MFLNFFQNVFVLVGYVSNGNSFPTPLNEKEEKELFIKYKEGDSLAKGELITRNLRLVAHIIKKFSPQIRDADDLISIGTVGLIKAIESFDYKKGNRLATYAARCIENEILMSVRSSKKTKSEVYLQDPIGVDKEGNEICLIDVLGTDGDVVLEEVEYKISVRKLYDMIESVLEGKEKEIIKLRYGLSSEPKTQREIAENLGISRSYVSRIEKKALKKLAKELDQG; encoded by the coding sequence ATGTTTCTTAATTTTTTTCAAAATGTATTTGTTCTTGTAGGATATGTAAGTAACGGGAACTCATTTCCCACTCCTTTAAATGAAAAAGAAGAAAAAGAACTTTTTATAAAGTATAAAGAAGGGGATAGTTTAGCTAAAGGGGAACTTATAACAAGAAATTTAAGACTTGTAGCGCACATAATTAAAAAGTTTAGTCCACAAATAAGAGATGCAGATGATTTGATTTCTATAGGCACAGTGGGACTTATTAAAGCAATTGAAAGCTTTGATTATAAAAAAGGGAACAGGCTTGCAACTTATGCAGCAAGGTGCATAGAAAATGAAATACTAATGAGTGTTAGATCGAGCAAAAAAACAAAGTCTGAAGTATATCTTCAAGATCCTATTGGGGTTGATAAAGAAGGTAATGAAATATGTTTAATCGACGTATTAGGGACAGACGGAGATGTGGTACTTGAGGAAGTAGAATACAAAATATCAGTGAGAAAACTATACGATATGATAGAAAGTGTACTAGAAGGAAAAGAGAAAGAAATAATTAAGCTTAGATATGGACTAAGTAGCGAGCCAAAAACTCAAAGAGAAATAGCAGAGAATCTTGGAATATCAAGATCCTATGTATCTAGAATAGAGAAAAAAGCACTTAAAAAACTTGCAAAAGAATTAGATCAGGGATAG
- the aroE gene encoding shikimate dehydrogenase gives MENVFGLIGEKLGHSISPEIHSKIFQKTNYNGKYYIFEIEKENLENSFKGFKLLKIGGLNVTIPYKSSVIPFMDEISSEAKAIGAINTIRFSNGKCYGYNTDYYGFGYMMERANVTPRSKSAYVLGDGGATKAIIKYLVDNGAESISIVSRHKESTRENKEFKDYNILSYDELKDIKCKDIVINCTPCGMYPNIDSTPIDKNIISKFDVALDIIYNPSETLFLKIARELGLKGENGLSMLVGQAVYAQEIFRGEKLDKTLIDDICEEIAVNY, from the coding sequence ATGGAAAATGTTTTTGGGTTAATTGGAGAAAAGTTAGGGCATAGTATCTCTCCAGAAATTCATAGTAAGATATTTCAAAAAACAAATTATAATGGCAAGTATTACATATTCGAAATTGAAAAGGAAAATTTAGAGAACTCATTTAAAGGATTTAAACTTCTTAAAATAGGAGGACTTAACGTTACAATTCCTTATAAAAGTAGTGTTATTCCTTTTATGGATGAAATATCAAGTGAAGCAAAGGCAATCGGAGCAATAAATACTATTAGATTTTCAAATGGTAAGTGTTACGGTTACAATACTGATTACTATGGTTTTGGATATATGATGGAAAGGGCAAATGTTACTCCAAGGTCAAAAAGTGCATATGTATTAGGAGATGGAGGAGCAACTAAAGCAATTATAAAGTACTTAGTTGATAATGGGGCAGAATCTATATCAATAGTTAGTAGACACAAGGAATCAACTAGGGAAAATAAGGAATTTAAAGACTATAATATACTATCCTATGATGAACTAAAAGATATAAAGTGTAAAGACATAGTTATTAACTGTACTCCATGTGGAATGTATCCAAATATTGATAGCACACCTATTGACAAAAATATAATATCAAAATTCGATGTGGCATTAGATATTATTTATAATCCATCAGAAACATTGTTTTTAAAAATAGCAAGAGAACTTGGCTTAAAAGGGGAAAATGGACTATCAATGCTAGTTGGGCAGGCTGTGTATGCCCAGGAGATTTTTAGGGGAGAAAAGTTAGATAAAACATTAATAGATGATATTTGCGAGGAAATAGCTGTTAATTATTAA
- a CDS encoding type II secretion system F family protein codes for MYLMCRQLSVMLSSGINIVNAFQMLESQKNNKSTSRALSLVVKEIISGEKLYTSMENSKYFPEAFTNMVMLGENSGNLDSVFSRLSDYYYKEYKIKQTIKQAMAYPIFILVVTFIASIAMATTMLPMISTMIEDLNLGSLPLPTKILIELDLILKNKFLVCSIIISSSITILILYIKRNILVRGMLIRLPFLNLIYKKFVAARFARSLSMLFASGVPIIEALRMCEFLLGDFYKIYIKNIRISVESGKSLYLSIKDSPVFPEFFYNIIETGEESGNLDYVLDKIGVFYEKEIEFSIKKLTKIFEPTLIISLSVVVGFLLAAVMLPLFQIYGEI; via the coding sequence ATGTATTTAATGTGTAGACAGCTTTCGGTTATGTTATCTTCAGGTATAAATATTGTAAATGCATTTCAAATGCTAGAATCACAAAAGAATAATAAAAGTACATCTAGAGCACTTAGCTTAGTTGTAAAAGAAATTATATCAGGTGAAAAACTGTATACCTCTATGGAAAATTCTAAATACTTTCCTGAGGCTTTTACTAATATGGTGATGCTTGGAGAAAATAGTGGGAATCTTGATAGCGTATTTTCAAGGTTATCTGATTATTATTATAAGGAGTACAAGATAAAACAGACAATAAAACAGGCAATGGCATATCCAATATTTATTTTAGTAGTTACTTTTATAGCCTCTATTGCTATGGCAACTACTATGCTTCCTATGATTTCTACTATGATAGAGGATTTAAATCTTGGAAGCCTACCTTTGCCTACAAAAATATTGATTGAATTAGACTTAATACTTAAAAACAAGTTTCTAGTGTGCAGTATTATAATTTCTAGTAGTATTACAATACTTATTCTATATATTAAAAGAAATATATTAGTAAGAGGAATGTTAATTAGACTACCATTTCTTAATTTAATATATAAGAAATTTGTAGCAGCAAGATTTGCAAGGTCGCTTTCAATGTTATTTGCAAGTGGGGTTCCTATAATAGAGGCCCTTAGAATGTGTGAATTTTTACTTGGAGATTTTTATAAAATTTATATTAAAAATATAAGAATCTCTGTAGAATCAGGGAAAAGTCTATACTTATCTATTAAAGATAGTCCAGTTTTCCCTGAATTTTTTTATAATATTATTGAAACTGGAGAGGAGTCAGGAAATCTAGACTATGTCCTTGATAAAATAGGGGTATTTTATGAGAAGGAAATAGAGTTTAGTATTAAAAAGTTAACTAAGATATTTGAACCTACATTAATCATTAGCTTATCAGTTGTGGTAGGATTTTTACTAGCTGCAGTTATGCTTCCTCTTTTCCAAATATATGGAGAGATATAG
- a CDS encoding THUMP domain-containing class I SAM-dependent RNA methyltransferase, with protein sequence MKYTLIATATFGLESVVANELRSLGYEDLKVENSKVEFKGDERDIARCNLWLRTADRVLIKAAEFKAESFEELFQGTKNVNWGDIIPQDGKMHITGKSVKSKLYSVPDCQSIVKKAVVESMKRKYKTDWFSEDGPVYKTEVAILKDIVTLTIDTSGKGLHKRGYRENAGDAPLKETLAAALVLLSRWNPSRTLVDPFCGSGTILIEAGLIGKNIAPGLNREFVSETWPNMKKEMWDELREEARGLINDEEFKILGSDVDYRVLNTAKENIRLAGLEDYIYVQKLPVQEFSSKKKYGCIITNPPYGERMGETKEVNKLYKDMGRVFKELDTWSIFVITSHPEFQKHYGKKATKNRKLYNGTLQCYYYQYFGPLPPRRKNKDIDIEENNL encoded by the coding sequence ATGAAGTATACGTTAATAGCTACAGCGACATTTGGACTTGAAAGTGTTGTTGCAAATGAGCTGAGAAGTTTAGGATATGAAGATTTAAAGGTTGAAAATTCTAAGGTTGAGTTTAAAGGTGATGAAAGAGATATAGCAAGATGTAATCTTTGGCTTAGAACAGCAGATAGAGTACTTATAAAGGCTGCTGAGTTTAAGGCTGAAAGTTTTGAGGAACTGTTTCAGGGAACAAAGAATGTAAATTGGGGTGACATTATACCTCAAGATGGTAAAATGCATATTACAGGAAAGTCAGTTAAATCAAAACTTTATTCTGTTCCAGACTGCCAGTCTATAGTTAAAAAGGCAGTAGTTGAATCAATGAAAAGAAAGTATAAAACAGATTGGTTTTCAGAGGATGGACCAGTATATAAAACGGAGGTTGCAATACTTAAGGATATTGTAACATTAACAATTGATACATCAGGTAAAGGATTACATAAAAGAGGATATAGAGAAAATGCAGGAGATGCACCATTAAAGGAGACACTAGCTGCAGCACTTGTTCTTTTAAGTAGATGGAATCCATCAAGAACACTTGTAGATCCATTTTGTGGTTCAGGAACTATTCTTATAGAAGCAGGACTTATAGGTAAAAATATTGCACCAGGGCTTAATCGTGAGTTTGTTTCAGAGACATGGCCAAATATGAAAAAAGAAATGTGGGATGAGCTTCGTGAAGAAGCGAGAGGACTTATAAACGATGAAGAATTTAAAATATTAGGTTCAGATGTCGACTATAGAGTGCTAAATACTGCTAAGGAAAACATAAGACTTGCAGGACTTGAGGATTATATATATGTTCAAAAATTGCCTGTCCAAGAGTTTAGCTCAAAGAAAAAATATGGATGTATAATAACTAACCCTCCATATGGAGAAAGAATGGGTGAAACAAAGGAAGTTAATAAGCTTTATAAGGATATGGGAAGAGTTTTTAAAGAACTTGATACATGGTCTATTTTTGTTATTACATCTCATCCAGAGTTTCAAAAGCACTATGGGAAGAAAGCAACTAAAAATAGAAAGCTTTATAATGGTACTCTTCAATGTTATTATTACCAATATTTTGGGCCACTTCCACCTAGAAGAAAAAATAAAGATATAGATATTGAGGAAAATAATCTTTAA
- a CDS encoding PilW family protein — MFKGKKRGFTLIEAISSLFIISIVVIGSLNFYKISGNLLSSSENQGIINTNLRIAQEFIVDKVKNSSTIRLNGSSILIDGDRLFVERSILRYGSASQQISPDIMKVSVEDIGSNLYRINTIGEYETLSTIVKRGE; from the coding sequence ATGTTTAAAGGTAAAAAAAGAGGATTTACACTAATCGAGGCTATTTCATCTTTATTTATAATTAGTATTGTTGTTATAGGAAGTTTGAATTTTTATAAGATATCAGGTAATCTACTTTCAAGTTCTGAAAATCAAGGGATAATAAATACAAATCTTAGAATTGCTCAAGAGTTTATAGTAGATAAGGTTAAAAATTCTTCAACAATTAGATTAAATGGAAGTAGTATTTTAATAGATGGAGATAGATTGTTTGTAGAGAGAAGTATATTAAGGTATGGAAGTGCATCTCAGCAAATTTCTCCTGATATAATGAAGGTATCTGTTGAGGATATAGGGAGTAACCTTTATAGAATTAACACTATTGGAGAATATGAAACCTTAAGCACAATAGTTAAAAGAGGTGAGTAA
- a CDS encoding prepilin peptidase — translation MEGIYGVFVFIIGSILGSFFNLCIFRIPSEESIVFPPSNCPKCKSNIKKYDLIPIISYLILRGKCRNCSEKVSIQYPLIELLTGILFTIIYLYFGFSVELFLYLVLVSVLIITSVIDINTGYIYERVSLVGIIAGVVFIVYKYISSGEMLTYILGGVAAGGIIAIIILLTNGMGWGDAEVAFLCGLFLGLSSSILMIFLSIVLGGIGASILLVFGKKSRKDAIPFAPYISIGGLIALLYGEGIVKAFLSYYGLY, via the coding sequence ATGGAGGGTATCTACGGAGTTTTTGTATTTATTATAGGAAGCATTCTCGGGAGCTTTTTTAATCTATGCATTTTTAGAATACCAAGTGAGGAATCAATTGTGTTTCCACCTTCCAATTGTCCAAAGTGTAAAAGTAATATAAAAAAGTATGATTTAATACCTATAATTAGTTATTTAATCCTTAGGGGCAAATGTAGAAATTGCAGTGAGAAGGTATCTATTCAGTATCCACTAATTGAATTATTAACAGGTATATTGTTTACTATTATTTACTTATACTTTGGGTTTAGTGTTGAACTTTTCTTGTATTTAGTATTAGTTTCAGTATTAATTATTACATCAGTTATCGACATTAATACTGGTTATATATACGAGAGGGTTAGCCTTGTAGGTATCATAGCAGGAGTAGTATTTATAGTATATAAATATATATCTAGTGGTGAAATGTTAACCTATATTTTAGGAGGAGTAGCTGCTGGAGGAATAATTGCTATAATTATACTTTTAACAAATGGTATGGGCTGGGGAGATGCTGAAGTAGCATTTTTGTGTGGATTATTCCTTGGACTATCATCATCTATTCTTATGATATTTTTATCTATAGTTTTAGGTGGAATAGGTGCATCAATTTTACTTGTTTTTGGGAAAAAATCAAGAAAGGACGCTATTCCCTTTGCTCCATATATATCTATTGGGGGATTAATAGCACTATTATACGGTGAAGGGATAGTAAAAGCGTTTTTAAGTTATTATGGGCTATATTAA
- the aroQ gene encoding type II 3-dehydroquinate dehydratase — MNILVINGPNLNFLGIREKGIYGTGTYDDLCTYIKSESKKLNVNVNILQSNIEGEIINFIQESYGKVDGIVINPGAYTHYSIAIHDALKSIIVPIVEVHLSNIHSREEFRKTSVTAPACSGQISGFGFESYILGIKALVNLGGN, encoded by the coding sequence ATGAATATATTAGTTATAAATGGACCAAACCTTAATTTTCTTGGAATAAGAGAAAAAGGTATATATGGTACAGGAACATATGATGATCTTTGTACCTACATTAAAAGTGAATCTAAAAAGTTAAATGTTAATGTGAATATTCTTCAAAGTAATATTGAAGGAGAGATTATTAATTTCATACAAGAGTCCTATGGAAAAGTTGATGGAATAGTTATTAACCCAGGGGCTTATACACACTATAGCATAGCAATACATGATGCTTTAAAATCTATAATAGTACCTATAGTTGAGGTACACCTAAGTAATATACATAGTAGAGAAGAGTTTAGAAAAACTTCTGTAACTGCACCTGCATGTAGTGGTCAAATAAGTGGATTTGGATTTGAAAGCTATATACTAGGTATTAAGGCTTTAGTTAATTTAGGAGGAAATTAG
- a CDS encoding shikimate kinase, whose amino-acid sequence MDKVALIGMPGCGKSTIGKLLESKLSISLIDLDDYITKMEGKSIDELFSKGEDNFRNSESRALREVASLNGSIIVSTGGGIVKNTKNVSVLRENFLVVFIDRPVDNIYEDIDTDSRPLLKNNKDALINLYNERYELYKGACHIHIKNLSHIDKVVDDIIDEIKSYRP is encoded by the coding sequence ATGGATAAAGTTGCACTTATAGGGATGCCAGGTTGCGGGAAAAGTACAATAGGAAAACTACTTGAGAGTAAGCTTAGTATAAGCCTTATAGATTTAGATGATTACATAACTAAAATGGAAGGTAAGAGCATAGATGAATTATTCAGCAAGGGTGAGGATAATTTTAGAAACTCTGAATCAAGGGCATTAAGAGAAGTAGCTTCACTTAATGGGTCAATTATAGTTTCAACAGGTGGAGGAATAGTTAAAAATACTAAAAATGTTTCTGTCCTTAGGGAAAATTTTCTAGTGGTTTTTATTGATAGACCTGTTGATAATATATATGAAGATATAGACACTGATTCAAGGCCACTTTTAAAGAATAATAAGGATGCTCTTATAAACTTATATAATGAAAGATATGAATTATATAAAGGTGCCTGTCACATACATATAAAAAATCTTTCGCATATAGACAAAGTTGTAGATGATATTATAGATGAAATAAAGTCATATAGACCTTAG
- a CDS encoding ABC transporter ATP-binding protein, whose protein sequence is MIIIENLYKSYDKMVLKDINLNIKGNRIVGLIGKNGSGKTTLLKIISSIVKPSSGKITIFNKEIGYKSREIVSYMMDENILFKGMTVKEALEFYKMFFWDFNEGNAKGMLAEFQIDLSKKINTLSRGNLEKLNVALTFSRKAKVYLLDEPLAGVDPEDRVRVIDTILNNFEEGSIMIISTNLISEIEYILDDVIFLKSGEVAIYSSIDDLKGLGIQSIRELFMEESNEKSF, encoded by the coding sequence ATGATTATAATTGAAAATCTATATAAATCATATGACAAGATGGTTTTGAAAGATATAAACCTAAATATAAAAGGAAATAGAATAGTTGGTTTAATTGGGAAAAATGGTAGTGGGAAAACTACATTATTAAAGATAATATCCTCAATAGTTAAGCCATCAAGTGGTAAGATTACTATATTTAATAAAGAAATAGGATATAAAAGTAGAGAAATAGTTTCATATATGATGGATGAAAATATATTATTTAAGGGAATGACTGTTAAAGAAGCATTAGAGTTTTATAAAATGTTTTTTTGGGATTTTAATGAAGGAAATGCTAAGGGAATGCTTGCGGAATTTCAAATAGATTTAAGTAAAAAGATAAATACTTTGTCACGAGGAAATCTTGAAAAGTTAAATGTTGCACTGACTTTCTCTAGAAAAGCAAAGGTTTACCTACTAGATGAACCATTAGCAGGGGTTGACCCTGAGGACAGAGTAAGAGTTATAGATACTATACTTAATAATTTTGAAGAGGGTTCAATAATGATAATTAGTACAAATCTAATATCTGAAATTGAATACATACTAGATGATGTAATATTTCTTAAAAGTGGAGAGGTTGCAATATATTCTAGTATAGATGATTTAAAGGGGCTTGGAATACAGTCTATAAGGGAACTTTTTATGGAGGAAAGTAATGAAAAAAGTTTTTAG
- a CDS encoding prepilin-type N-terminal cleavage/methylation domain-containing protein: MMKKGFTLIEMIIVVSIILILSSVAIPVTIGQITKSKERKYLIEAKIIESAVEMYNSEMIDNKIIKAEDLESIRLKLTSGTRKYLSSWPSNLVVLKDNKEIEIQGQELSAYNLNNLFNYIIKKETEFY; this comes from the coding sequence ATGATGAAAAAAGGTTTTACTTTAATTGAGATGATTATTGTAGTATCTATTATACTTATTCTATCTAGTGTAGCAATTCCAGTTACAATAGGTCAAATTACAAAATCTAAGGAAAGAAAGTATCTGATTGAAGCAAAAATAATTGAAAGTGCAGTAGAGATGTACAATTCTGAAATGATAGATAATAAAATAATAAAAGCAGAAGACCTGGAGTCTATTAGATTAAAGCTAACTAGTGGTACAAGGAAATATCTTTCATCATGGCCTAGTAACTTAGTAGTTTTAAAGGATAATAAGGAAATAGAAATTCAAGGTCAAGAGCTAAGTGCGTATAATTTAAATAATCTTTTTAACTATATAATTAAGAAAGAAACAGAGTTTTATTAA